The proteins below come from a single Necator americanus strain Aroian chromosome V, whole genome shotgun sequence genomic window:
- a CDS encoding hypothetical protein (NECATOR_CHRV.G18421.T1), translated as MSSSLLLLLFFAVPTSIADVIQHKRPNTKSQCPKNDGMTDTVRQAFLSIHNNFRSSIARGLEDDGACGKAPKAAKMLKMVYDCKVEASALKHARKCVFRHSTRTERRGLGENLFGTSAIKFDKVEAAKQASQMWWDELKESGVANTSASANEWLRTDMRFGHFSQMAWETSYRLGCAVTHCPKSTMVVCQYGPAGNYVNAPIYTIGDPCKSNAGCPGKYTCSKKEGLCNVV; from the exons tttttcgcAGTGCCAACCTCCATTGCTGATGTTATCCAGCACAAGAGGCCGA aCACAAAGAGTCAGTGTCCAAAGAATGATGGAATGACAGACACTGTAAGACAGGCATTTCTTTCTATACACAACAATTTCAG ATCAAGCATTGCTCGCGGACTGGAAGATGATGGTGCTTGTGGAAAAGCACCTAAAGCTGCTAAAATGCTCAAAATG GTCTATGATTGCAAAGTCGAGGCTTCGGCACTGAAACATGCGAGGAAATGTGTCTTCAGACACTCAACCAGAACAGAACGACGTGGCTTGGGAGAGAATCTCTTCGGTACTTCTGCCATTAAATTCGATAAAGTCGAAGCTGCGAAACAG GCTTCACAAATGTGGTGGGACGAGTTGAAGGAATCCGGCGTTGCTAACACAAGCGCTTCCGCAAACGAGTGGTTGAGAACAGACATGCGATTTGGTCACTTTTCCCAA ATGGCCTGGGAGACAAGTTATCGTCTTGGTTGTGCAGTTACACATTGTCCCAAATCCACGATGGTTGTTTGCCAATACGGACCAGC CGGCAATTATGTAAATGCGCCAATCTACACCATCGGCGATCCGTGCAAATCTAATGCTGGATGTCCTGGAAAATATACTTGCAGTAAGAAGGAAGGATTGTGTAATGTGGTCTAA
- a CDS encoding hypothetical protein (NECATOR_CHRV.G18422.T1), with amino-acid sequence MSPSLLVLLLFSLSISIVDAQRQNNGAKTNNQCPENDGMTDAVRQTFLSLHNNFRSSIARGLEDDGAGGKAPKAAKMLKMVYDCKVEASALKHARKCVFRHSDRSERPGLGENLLSTSAIKFDKVEAAKQASQAWWNELKESGVANTRASANEWLRTDMRFGHFSQMAWETSYRLGCAVTHCPEFTMVVCQYGPAGNYVNAPIYTIGDPCKSNAGCPGKYTCKKNLDVVTV; translated from the exons ATGTCGCCGTCGCTGCTGGTGCTACTG CTTTTCTCACTGTCAATCTCCATTGTCGATGCTCAGCGGCAGAACAACGGAGCGA AGACAAATAATCAGTGCCCAGAAAATGATGGAATGACAGACGCCGTGAGACAGACATTCCTTTCTTTACACAACAATTTCAG GTCAAGCATTGCTCGCGGACTGGAAGATGATGGAGCTGGTGGAAAAGCACCTAAAGCTGCTAAGATGCTCAAAATG GTCTATGATTGCAAAGTCGAGGCTTCGGCACTGAAACATGCGAGGAAATGTGTCTTCAGACACTCAGACAGATCGGAACGACCTGGCTTGGGAGAGAATCTCTTGAGTACTTCTGCCATTAAATTCGATAAAGTGGAAGCTGCGAAACAG GCCTCACAAGCGTGGTGGAACGAGTTGAAGGAATCCGGCGTTGCTAACACACGCGCTTCCGCAAACGAGTGGTTGAGGACAGACATGCGATTTGGTCACTTTTCCCAA ATGGCCTGGGAGACAAGTTATCGTCTTGGTTGTGCAGTTACACATTGTCCTGAATTCACGATGGTTGTTTGCCAATATGGACCAGC CGGCAATTATGTAAATGCGCCAATCTACACCATCGGCGATCCGTGCAAATCTAATGCTGGATGTCCTGGAAAATATACTTGCA aaaaaaatctcgatgTTGTTACGGTGTAa
- a CDS encoding hypothetical protein (NECATOR_CHRV.G18422.T2) — MSPSLLVLLLFSLSISIVDAQRQNNGAKTNNQCPENDGMTDAVRQTFLSLHNNFRSSIARGLEDDGAGGKAPKAAKMLKMVYDCKVEASALKHARKCVFRHSDRSERPGLGENLLSTSAIKFDKVEAAKQASQAWWNELKESGVANTRASANEWLRTDMRFGHFSQMAWETSYRLGCAVTHCPEFTMVVCQYGPAGNYVNAPIYTIGDPCKSNAGCPGKYTCSKKEGLCNVV; from the exons ATGTCGCCGTCGCTGCTGGTGCTACTG CTTTTCTCACTGTCAATCTCCATTGTCGATGCTCAGCGGCAGAACAACGGAGCGA AGACAAATAATCAGTGCCCAGAAAATGATGGAATGACAGACGCCGTGAGACAGACATTCCTTTCTTTACACAACAATTTCAG GTCAAGCATTGCTCGCGGACTGGAAGATGATGGAGCTGGTGGAAAAGCACCTAAAGCTGCTAAGATGCTCAAAATG GTCTATGATTGCAAAGTCGAGGCTTCGGCACTGAAACATGCGAGGAAATGTGTCTTCAGACACTCAGACAGATCGGAACGACCTGGCTTGGGAGAGAATCTCTTGAGTACTTCTGCCATTAAATTCGATAAAGTGGAAGCTGCGAAACAG GCCTCACAAGCGTGGTGGAACGAGTTGAAGGAATCCGGCGTTGCTAACACACGCGCTTCCGCAAACGAGTGGTTGAGGACAGACATGCGATTTGGTCACTTTTCCCAA ATGGCCTGGGAGACAAGTTATCGTCTTGGTTGTGCAGTTACACATTGTCCTGAATTCACGATGGTTGTTTGCCAATATGGACCAGC CGGCAATTATGTAAATGCGCCAATCTACACCATCGGCGATCCGTGCAAATCTAATGCTGGATGTCCTGGAAAATATACTTGCAGTAAGAAGGAAGGATTGTGTAATGTGGTCTAA
- a CDS encoding hypothetical protein (NECATOR_CHRV.G18423.T1): MLFPERSNIIQKENCGIWTIKEPEKRSWRIRSTGQLIPSVKASSMSAVREQGVGIRCPIAEIKAHIYHFLHSVYTKVSVDFLSLTEMKFLVPLSLLSVTLALRDQSIAVKGKLLCGAKPASNVRVKLWEEDGGPDPDDELAAGYTDGSGAFSLSGGTAELTPIDPVFKVYHDCDDGVKPGSRKVKFYLPKSYITEGKVPKKTFDIGVLNLETIFPGEEREMIVSRMRRDNSFFYDYD, translated from the exons ATGCTGTTTCCAG AGAGATCTAACATcatacagaaagaaaattgtggCATATGGACCATAAAGGAGCCTGAA AAACGTTCCTGGAGAATACGATCAACTGGTCAGCTTATACCTTCAGTCAAGGCGAGTTCCATGTCTGCTGTTCGGGAACAGGGAGTAGGAATTAG ATGTCCAATCGCTGAGATAAAGGCACACATATATCACTTCCTTCATTCTGTATACACGAAAGTGTCCGTGGACTTCCTTTCCCTCACCGAA ATGAAGTTCCTTGTacctctttctcttctcagTGTGACATTAGCATTGAGGGATCAGTCAATAGCTGTGAAAGGAAAACTTCTGTGTGGAGCAAAGCCGGCCAGTAACGTTCGGGTGAAGCTTTGGGAGGAAGATGGAG GACCTGATCCAGACGATGAACTTGCTGCTGGCTATACTGATGGTAGTGGTGCGTTCTCACTATCCGGTGGAACTGCCGAGCTGACACCAATTGATCCTGTCTTCAAGGTTTACCACGATTGTGATGATGGAGTAAAG CCGGGTTCCAGAAAAGTGAAGTTCTACCTTCCGAAAAGCTATATTACCGAGGGCAAGGTGCCAAAGAAAACGTTTGATATCG GAGTCTTGAACTTGGAAACTATTTTCCCTGGAGAGGAGCGTGAAATGATCGTTTCACGTATGCGACGTGATAATTCATTCTTTTATGACTACGACTAA
- a CDS encoding hypothetical protein (NECATOR_CHRV.G18423.T2) produces the protein MSAVREQGVGIRCPIAEIKAHIYHFLHSVYTKVSVDFLSLTEMKFLVPLSLLSVTLALRDQSIAVKGKLLCGAKPASNVRVKLWEEDGGPDPDDELAAGYTDGSGAFSLSGGTAELTPIDPVFKVYHDCDDGVKPGSRKVKFYLPKSYITEGKVPKKTFDIGVLNLETIFPGEEREMIVSRMRRDNSFFYDYD, from the exons ATGTCTGCTGTTCGGGAACAGGGAGTAGGAATTAG ATGTCCAATCGCTGAGATAAAGGCACACATATATCACTTCCTTCATTCTGTATACACGAAAGTGTCCGTGGACTTCCTTTCCCTCACCGAA ATGAAGTTCCTTGTacctctttctcttctcagTGTGACATTAGCATTGAGGGATCAGTCAATAGCTGTGAAAGGAAAACTTCTGTGTGGAGCAAAGCCGGCCAGTAACGTTCGGGTGAAGCTTTGGGAGGAAGATGGAG GACCTGATCCAGACGATGAACTTGCTGCTGGCTATACTGATGGTAGTGGTGCGTTCTCACTATCCGGTGGAACTGCCGAGCTGACACCAATTGATCCTGTCTTCAAGGTTTACCACGATTGTGATGATGGAGTAAAG CCGGGTTCCAGAAAAGTGAAGTTCTACCTTCCGAAAAGCTATATTACCGAGGGCAAGGTGCCAAAGAAAACGTTTGATATCG GAGTCTTGAACTTGGAAACTATTTTCCCTGGAGAGGAGCGTGAAATGATCGTTTCACGTATGCGACGTGATAATTCATTCTTTTATGACTACGACTAA
- a CDS encoding hypothetical protein (NECATOR_CHRV.G18424.T1): MKFLVFLSLLGVSLALRDQSIAVKGKLLCGAKPASNVRVKLWEEDGGPDPDDELDAGYTDGSGAFSLSGGTAELTPIDPVFKVYHDCDDGIKPGSRKVKFYLPKSYITEGKVPKKTFDIGVLNLETIFPGEEREMIVSRMRRDFLFDDNYDD, encoded by the exons ATGAAGTTCCTCGTATTTCTTTCGCTTCTCGGTGTCTCATTAGCATTGAGGGATCAATCCATCGCTGTGAAAGGAAAACTTCTGTGTGGAGCTAAACCGGCCAGTAATGTTCGGGTGAAGCTTTGGGAAGAAGATGGAG GACCTGATCCAGACGATGAACTTGATGCTGGCTATACCGATGGTAGTGGTGCGTTCTCACTATCCGGTGGAACTGCCGAGCTCACACCAATTGATCCCGTCTTCAAAGTTTATCACGATTGTGATGATGGAATCAAG CCGGGATCCAGAAAAGTGAAGTTCTATCTTCCGAAGAGCTATATTACCGAGGGCAAGGTGCCAAAGAAAACGTTTGATATCG GAGTCTTGAACTTGGAAACTATTTTCCCTGGAGAGGAGCGTGAAATGATCGTTTCACGTATGCGACGTGATTTCCTCTTCGATGACAACTATGATGACTAG